A region from the Methylocella sp. genome encodes:
- a CDS encoding ArsR family transcriptional regulator: MLIRLSKDALNVTQLAESEGEKISTVSARLKILFAAHLVKRSREGRTIIYSIADAHVLNLVRNAIDHASETGGASS; the protein is encoded by the coding sequence ATGTTGATCAGGCTCTCCAAGGATGCGCTCAACGTAACTCAACTTGCCGAGAGCGAAGGCGAGAAGATATCGACGGTATCCGCAAGGCTGAAGATTCTCTTCGCCGCTCATTTGGTAAAGAGATCGAGAGAAGGACGGACGATCATCTATTCAATCGCCGATGCTCACGTTCTAAACCTTGTGCGCAACGCCATCGACCATGCATCCGAGACTGGCGGCGCATCATCTTGA
- a CDS encoding lactate utilization protein, with product MSVRDDILAAIRRNLHREPQEPAAIAAAAEALAGESKDSWPLLPQADLVEAFAARVVSAKVVGASVDRVKRLEDAPEAVRRYCAVHGLDWAIVLQPDPALQQLDWSGFEIKATAGGDEMLAIAKARWGIAETGTLVFHSGPTSPTLLSFLPMHHICVIEHERILAHLEDYALAEKGAKAPRNVNLITGASGTADIEGALVKGAHGPGYLHVIIVDGRDLDERKP from the coding sequence ATGAGCGTGCGAGACGATATTCTTGCCGCGATAAGGCGCAATCTGCATCGCGAGCCGCAGGAGCCAGCCGCGATCGCCGCCGCAGCGGAGGCGCTGGCGGGAGAGTCGAAGGACAGCTGGCCGCTGCTTCCGCAAGCCGATCTGGTTGAGGCGTTCGCCGCTCGCGTTGTCTCGGCCAAAGTGGTCGGCGCTTCCGTTGACAGGGTGAAGCGCTTGGAAGATGCGCCTGAGGCTGTGCGCCGCTATTGCGCGGTCCATGGTCTGGATTGGGCCATCGTCTTGCAGCCCGATCCCGCTTTGCAACAGCTCGATTGGAGCGGGTTCGAGATCAAGGCGACGGCCGGCGGCGATGAAATGCTGGCGATCGCGAAAGCGCGATGGGGCATTGCGGAAACCGGCACGCTCGTGTTCCATTCCGGCCCGACGTCTCCAACCTTATTGTCCTTCCTGCCGATGCACCATATTTGCGTCATCGAGCATGAGCGCATACTCGCACATCTTGAGGATTACGCGCTGGCGGAGAAGGGCGCAAAAGCGCCGCGCAATGTCAATCTCATTACCGGGGCCAGCGGCACCGCCGATATTGAAGGCGCTCTCGTCAAAGGCGCGCATGGGCCGGGCTATCTGCATGTGATCATCGTCGATGGACGGGATCTTGATGAGCGCAAGCCCTGA
- a CDS encoding 4a-hydroxytetrahydrobiopterin dehydratase, translated as MTDEKKERTYLDDEVEARLKSELPRWHLQEGWIRRKFKTHSWKGTLMVINTVGHLAEAAWHHPDITASYAWVEVRLKNHNAKGITDKDFELAKKIEEVVSWQPAKAGGSLEGTPEKDPRFAYLKYDA; from the coding sequence ATGACGGACGAAAAAAAAGAACGCACCTATTTGGATGACGAAGTCGAAGCCCGGCTAAAGAGCGAGCTGCCGCGTTGGCATCTGCAAGAAGGCTGGATTCGCCGCAAGTTCAAGACGCATAGCTGGAAAGGCACGCTCATGGTGATCAACACGGTTGGTCACTTGGCGGAAGCGGCTTGGCACCATCCAGACATTACGGCGTCTTATGCGTGGGTCGAGGTGCGGCTCAAGAACCACAACGCCAAGGGCATCACCGACAAGGATTTTGAACTGGCGAAGAAGATCGAAGAAGTGGTCTCCTGGCAGCCCGCAAAGGCTGGGGGATCGCTCGAGGGAACGCCGGAAAAAGATCCGCGCTTCGCTTATTTGAAATATGACGCTTGA
- a CDS encoding formylmethanofuran dehydrogenase subunit C — protein sequence MTLVLTLKQEPDQRLDLAPLVPHLLEGKSEADIAAIELQTTREKRTVGDIFRIKSGGADAIRFEGGSSRFDNLGHALSGGEIIIEGDSGQFVGRNMSGGNLVVSGDAGPFAGSTMSGGRLEIKGDAGDFVGAPIDGEMEGMTGGLLIVRGSAGHRAGDRQRRGTIIIEGSAGDYPGSRIIAGTLVVLGASGLLPGYLMRRGTIVLGQATALAPTFVDGGAVDLTFAAVFSRLLSSSSSSAAKLLAGRLKRFGGDTAVLGKGELFFPA from the coding sequence GTGACGCTAGTCCTAACTCTCAAGCAGGAGCCGGATCAGCGGCTCGATCTTGCTCCTCTCGTTCCGCATTTGCTCGAAGGCAAATCCGAGGCGGATATCGCCGCGATCGAATTGCAGACAACTCGGGAAAAGCGCACGGTCGGCGATATTTTTCGCATCAAATCCGGCGGCGCCGACGCGATCCGCTTCGAAGGCGGATCATCGCGGTTCGATAATCTCGGCCACGCTTTAAGCGGCGGCGAAATCATCATCGAGGGCGACAGCGGCCAGTTCGTTGGGCGCAACATGAGCGGCGGCAATCTCGTCGTTAGCGGCGACGCCGGCCCGTTCGCGGGCTCCACCATGTCCGGCGGCCGACTCGAGATCAAAGGCGATGCCGGCGATTTTGTCGGAGCCCCGATCGATGGCGAGATGGAAGGCATGACCGGCGGATTGCTGATCGTGCGCGGTTCGGCCGGACATCGGGCTGGGGACCGTCAGCGTCGCGGCACGATCATAATCGAAGGCTCCGCCGGAGATTATCCGGGCAGCCGCATCATCGCCGGCACGCTGGTCGTGCTTGGCGCTTCTGGCCTCTTGCCGGGCTATCTGATGCGCAGAGGCACGATCGTTTTGGGTCAGGCGACAGCGCTGGCCCCGACTTTCGTCGATGGCGGCGCCGTTGATTTGACCTTCGCCGCCGTTTTCTCGCGTTTGCTGAGCTCAAGCAGCAGCAGCGCCGCGAAACTTCTGGCGGGCCGGCTCAAGCGCTTTGGCGGAGATACCGCTGTTCTTGGAAAAGGCGAGCTCTTTTTTCCAGCGTGA
- a CDS encoding glutathione S-transferase yields MAYELYYWPDIQGRGEFVRLALEEAGAAYVDVARGAESGMDDLLEYMGRKDIPHPPFAPPYLKAGDVLIGQTAAILLYLGDHHQLAPRDEVNRLWTHQIQLTIADLVAEAHDTHHPLGADLYYEEQKPEALRRAKHFRTDRIPKFLNWFESILTRNPDGDKHLVGKSLSYADLSLFQVVEGLLYAFPIRMKQALRKTPRVKALHDLVEQRPRIRVYLKSPRRIAFSEQGIFRNYPELDG; encoded by the coding sequence ATGGCGTATGAACTATATTATTGGCCGGATATTCAGGGACGCGGCGAATTCGTCCGGTTGGCGTTAGAAGAAGCAGGAGCCGCCTATGTCGACGTCGCCCGCGGTGCGGAAAGCGGCATGGATGATCTGTTGGAGTACATGGGACGGAAAGACATTCCGCATCCGCCCTTTGCGCCGCCGTATCTGAAGGCCGGCGATGTGCTGATCGGCCAAACCGCCGCCATCCTTCTTTATCTCGGCGATCATCATCAACTGGCCCCCCGAGATGAAGTCAACCGGCTTTGGACGCATCAAATTCAGCTCACCATCGCCGATCTCGTCGCCGAAGCTCACGACACGCATCACCCTTTGGGCGCCGATCTCTATTATGAGGAGCAAAAGCCGGAAGCGTTGCGCCGCGCCAAGCATTTCCGCACCGACCGCATCCCCAAGTTCCTCAACTGGTTTGAGAGCATCCTGACCCGCAATCCAGATGGCGACAAACATCTCGTCGGCAAGTCTTTAAGCTACGCCGACCTATCGCTGTTTCAGGTCGTCGAAGGTCTGCTCTATGCCTTTCCAATCCGCATGAAGCAGGCGCTGAGGAAAACTCCGCGCGTAAAAGCTTTGCACGATTTGGTGGAGCAGCGTCCGCGCATTCGCGTCTATCTCAAGAGCCCCCGCCGGATAGCATTCAGCGAGCAAGGCATCTTCCGCAACTATCCTGAACTCGACGGGTAG
- a CDS encoding efflux transporter outer membrane subunit, whose product MADRHGIWIAAAGLASLLTSGCYSVGPDYAAPDPLLPRASFFGRPEPAPVDASAPAGAPVDAEWWRMFRDPILTSLAERVASANLDVQTATVRLAESRSQRGVTASAALPTLNATPSYQRELYSKNGIVSLAGPNLVAPPISIYQAGFDASWELDIWGHVRRQVEAADAQIEAAEYQRRDTLVSTLAELARDYITLRGAQTQIAIANENLKSSSDILQLTKTRAEKGLTTGLDVENAAAQVENIRSQIPTLQDQESVEINALSLLLDEPPGSLRGELARAKPVPPTPPRAPLGVPSELARRRPDIRQAEAQLHVATADIGVAVADFYPSVKLNGSVGFNALDLKNLWKGSSLQYAFGPSVSLPIFEGGRLKSTLELRENQQQEAAIAYHKTVLQAWHDVVNALVAYRTEQERRDSLKSQVDHSRQALVLSRARYVNGVADFITVLDAERTLLQAQQQYAQSTTNVSTDFVQLYKALGGGWEPTFPDKRAEALAAAPPQ is encoded by the coding sequence ATGGCTGATAGACACGGCATATGGATAGCGGCGGCGGGGTTAGCCTCCCTTTTGACGAGCGGCTGCTATTCCGTCGGGCCGGACTACGCGGCCCCCGATCCTTTGCTGCCGCGCGCTTCCTTCTTTGGCCGGCCGGAGCCTGCGCCGGTTGACGCCAGCGCCCCCGCCGGCGCGCCGGTCGATGCTGAATGGTGGCGGATGTTCCGCGATCCGATCCTGACTTCGCTCGCCGAACGCGTGGCGAGCGCCAATCTCGATGTTCAGACAGCGACGGTGAGGCTCGCCGAGAGCCGTTCGCAACGCGGGGTCACCGCCTCGGCTGCCTTGCCGACGCTCAACGCCACGCCGTCCTACCAGCGCGAACTTTATAGTAAGAACGGCATCGTGAGTCTTGCCGGGCCCAATCTCGTCGCGCCTCCGATCAGCATCTATCAGGCCGGCTTCGACGCATCATGGGAACTCGACATCTGGGGGCATGTCAGGCGCCAGGTCGAGGCTGCGGACGCACAAATTGAAGCCGCCGAATATCAGCGGCGCGACACGCTCGTTTCGACTTTGGCCGAACTCGCGCGAGACTATATCACGCTGCGCGGCGCGCAGACCCAAATCGCCATAGCCAACGAGAATCTGAAGAGTTCGAGCGACATTCTGCAGTTGACGAAGACCCGCGCCGAAAAAGGCCTGACCACTGGCCTCGACGTCGAAAACGCCGCCGCCCAGGTCGAAAACATCCGCTCGCAAATACCGACGTTGCAAGATCAGGAATCGGTCGAAATCAATGCCTTGAGTCTACTGCTCGATGAACCGCCAGGATCGCTGCGGGGCGAGCTTGCGCGCGCAAAACCTGTGCCGCCGACGCCGCCCCGCGCGCCGCTGGGCGTCCCATCCGAACTTGCGCGCCGCCGCCCCGACATACGTCAGGCCGAGGCGCAGCTCCATGTCGCCACTGCCGATATCGGCGTCGCGGTGGCCGATTTTTATCCGAGCGTCAAATTGAATGGCAGCGTCGGGTTCAATGCGCTGGATCTCAAGAATCTCTGGAAGGGCAGCTCGTTGCAATACGCCTTTGGGCCGAGCGTCTCGCTGCCGATCTTTGAAGGCGGGCGCCTGAAATCAACCTTGGAACTACGCGAAAACCAACAACAGGAAGCAGCCATCGCTTACCACAAAACCGTGCTTCAGGCCTGGCACGACGTCGTCAACGCCCTGGTCGCCTATCGTACCGAGCAGGAGCGGCGCGACAGTCTGAAGTCGCAGGTGGATCATTCGCGGCAGGCGTTGGTTCTTTCGCGCGCACGCTACGTCAATGGCGTCGCGGATTTCATCACCGTGCTCGATGCGGAGCGGACCTTGTTGCAGGCGCAGCAGCAATATGCGCAAAGCACGACCAACGTATCGACTGATTTTGTCCAACTTTATAAAGCGCTCGGCGGCGGCTGGGAGCCGACTTTCCCGGACAAGCGCGCGGAGGCCCTCGCAGCGGCGCCTCCGCAATGA
- a CDS encoding (Fe-S)-binding protein: protein MSAGPKVGLFVTCLADLFRPRTGFAALSLLERAGCAVEVPQIQTCCGQPAFNSGDSADARELAKKVISAFERFDYIVAPSGSCMGMIKLHYPELFADDPAWRLRAEKLAARGYELLSFLVDVCDYRPAGVALAATATYHDTCSGLRELKVEKQPRALLAQVEGLRLTPLPDVEACCGFGGTFCVKYPSISNAIVEAKAENIESTKADLLLGGDLGCLMNMAGKLHRRGSRVRAFHAAEIIAGMGDGPAIGEES, encoded by the coding sequence ATTAGCGCAGGCCCGAAAGTCGGACTATTCGTCACCTGTCTCGCCGATCTGTTTCGGCCGCGAACGGGGTTTGCCGCGCTTAGCCTGCTTGAACGCGCGGGATGCGCGGTCGAGGTTCCGCAAATCCAGACCTGCTGCGGCCAACCGGCCTTCAATTCCGGCGATTCCGCCGACGCGCGCGAACTCGCCAAGAAGGTCATTTCCGCCTTCGAGCGTTTCGATTATATCGTCGCTCCGTCAGGTTCATGCATGGGGATGATCAAGCTGCACTATCCCGAACTCTTCGCGGATGATCCGGCTTGGAGGCTGCGCGCGGAAAAACTGGCTGCGCGCGGCTACGAGCTCTTAAGCTTTCTCGTCGATGTCTGCGACTATCGCCCGGCAGGCGTCGCGCTTGCTGCGACCGCGACCTATCACGATACCTGCTCTGGCCTGCGCGAACTCAAGGTCGAGAAGCAACCGCGCGCGCTTCTCGCGCAAGTCGAAGGCCTCCGTCTGACGCCCTTGCCCGACGTTGAAGCCTGCTGCGGATTCGGTGGAACGTTCTGCGTCAAATACCCTTCGATCTCCAACGCGATCGTCGAAGCGAAGGCGGAAAATATCGAATCGACGAAAGCTGATCTATTGCTCGGCGGCGATCTTGGATGCCTGATGAACATGGCGGGCAAGCTTCATCGGCGCGGCTCTCGCGTGCGGGCCTTCCATGCCGCTGAAATAATCGCCGGGATGGGCGATGGCCCGGCGATCGGCGAGGAGAGCTAG
- a CDS encoding histidine phosphatase family protein: MPTRFCLIRHGETDWNVEHRIQGQIDIPLNATGKAQAEAAARELAAKSFGALYSSDLARTLATADAAAGSLRLGVESTPTLRERHFGDFQGLTHSEAQARYPGDYLRFRQRDLDHAPPGGGESLRHLAARVEAVPNDLTGRHSGETLLLVTHGGVLDIARRVATGQSIEAERDFLLPNAALNWIERRNGRWALLSWAEQSHLEISRDELNSPSKGIFQTDF; the protein is encoded by the coding sequence ATGCCGACCAGATTTTGTCTCATCCGCCACGGCGAAACCGATTGGAACGTCGAGCATCGGATTCAGGGCCAGATCGACATTCCGCTCAATGCGACGGGAAAGGCCCAGGCCGAGGCGGCGGCTCGCGAGCTAGCGGCCAAAAGCTTCGGCGCCCTCTACAGCAGCGATCTCGCGCGCACTCTCGCAACCGCCGACGCTGCGGCGGGCTCCCTCCGTCTTGGCGTCGAATCGACGCCAACCCTGCGGGAACGCCATTTCGGCGATTTTCAAGGGCTGACCCATAGCGAGGCGCAAGCGCGCTACCCCGGCGACTATCTTCGTTTCCGGCAGCGCGATCTTGATCATGCTCCGCCCGGCGGCGGTGAAAGCCTGCGCCATCTCGCGGCCCGCGTCGAGGCGGTCCCGAATGATCTCACCGGCAGGCACAGCGGCGAGACGCTGCTGCTGGTGACGCACGGCGGCGTGCTCGACATCGCGCGCCGCGTGGCGACCGGCCAATCGATTGAGGCCGAGCGGGACTTTCTGCTGCCCAATGCGGCCCTGAATTGGATCGAGCGCCGCAACGGGCGATGGGCGCTGCTCAGCTGGGCGGAGCAGAGCCATCTTGAGATCTCGCGGGATGAGCTGAACAGCCCATCGAAGGGGATTTTCCAAACAGACTTTTAG
- a CDS encoding TetR/AcrR family transcriptional regulator — protein MPRGEKRREEIAAVAERVFLERGFADTTMQVIAARAGASKETLYRHFGSKEGLFSEVVRNRSARVTSGLEGELSSIGAPSKILSDLGLTLLRFLLSADSLSLYRVVVAEAPRAAELGPIFYAQAPGRLLDQLARYLGLATQRGELRCPEPDRAAKLFVGAVVSTYQMLGLIAEASFGEAELQAHVEEAVNLFIARYGF, from the coding sequence GTGCCACGGGGGGAGAAGCGCCGCGAGGAGATCGCGGCCGTCGCCGAACGCGTTTTTCTCGAGCGTGGCTTTGCGGACACGACAATGCAGGTGATTGCCGCGCGAGCGGGCGCGTCGAAGGAGACCCTTTATCGGCATTTCGGCAGCAAGGAGGGGCTTTTTTCCGAAGTCGTGCGCAATCGCTCCGCGCGGGTCACCAGCGGACTGGAGGGGGAATTATCCTCCATCGGGGCGCCGAGCAAAATCTTGTCCGACCTCGGGCTCACCTTGCTGCGGTTCCTGCTCAGCGCCGATTCTCTGTCGCTTTATCGGGTTGTCGTCGCGGAAGCCCCGCGCGCCGCAGAACTCGGCCCAATATTCTATGCGCAAGCTCCGGGCCGGTTGCTCGATCAGCTCGCGCGTTACCTCGGCTTAGCGACGCAGCGCGGCGAGCTGCGCTGTCCCGAGCCGGACCGGGCGGCCAAACTCTTCGTGGGCGCGGTAGTCTCGACCTATCAGATGCTCGGTCTTATCGCCGAGGCTTCGTTTGGCGAGGCCGAATTGCAGGCTCATGTCGAAGAAGCCGTAAACTTGTTTATCGCACGCTATGGATTCTGA
- a CDS encoding LutB/LldF family L-lactate oxidation iron-sulfur protein, whose amino-acid sequence MTLAEADTFKARADAALADRDLKIAIDRTTRTARSKRDAAVADWPGFAKARDLARRIKDHVIENLDHYLIEFERNAQASGAKVHYAATAEEACQIVVAICRDAKAQTITRSKSMLGEEIGLPHALDEAGLNRVETDLAEHIVQLSHDRPSHIIWPALHHKREDIAALFREHHQAPQNSDDIPAMVASARRALRGSFLAADVGISGANFLIADSGAICTVTNEGNAELTTTIPRVHIVTAGIEKLVPSLTHAFALLRLLVRSATGADITQYTTFHCGPKRQGDLDGPQEFHIVLVDNGRTRMLEQGLGEMLRCLRCGACMNHCVVFNEIGGHAYGGVYPGPMGAVLTPILDGLEKSRDLAHACTLNGRCQAVCPVDIPLPTMLRGWREKSWSQGLEPQSQRSLLGIWAFVANHAALYRIGTIFAVKAIRLFAKDGWISKLPFAGGWTRYRDFPKPAARTFMQEYQAQKREKSA is encoded by the coding sequence ATGACTCTCGCCGAAGCGGATACCTTCAAAGCGCGCGCTGACGCGGCGCTCGCCGATCGCGATCTGAAAATTGCGATCGACCGCACAACCCGTACGGCGCGGAGCAAACGCGACGCCGCCGTCGCGGATTGGCCAGGCTTCGCCAAGGCCCGCGATCTTGCTCGCCGCATCAAAGATCATGTCATCGAGAACCTCGATCACTATCTGATCGAGTTCGAACGCAATGCGCAAGCATCGGGCGCAAAGGTGCATTACGCTGCGACGGCGGAGGAGGCCTGCCAGATCGTCGTCGCCATTTGCCGCGACGCCAAGGCGCAAACGATTACCCGTTCAAAGTCGATGCTCGGCGAGGAGATCGGCCTTCCGCACGCGCTTGACGAGGCCGGCCTCAATCGCGTCGAGACCGATCTTGCCGAGCATATCGTGCAGCTTTCCCATGATCGGCCTTCGCATATCATCTGGCCGGCCTTGCATCACAAGCGCGAAGACATCGCGGCGCTGTTTCGCGAACATCATCAGGCACCGCAAAACAGCGACGATATTCCGGCGATGGTGGCGAGCGCGCGGCGGGCGTTGCGCGGCAGTTTTCTCGCCGCCGACGTCGGCATTTCAGGCGCGAATTTCCTCATTGCGGACAGCGGCGCCATTTGCACAGTGACCAATGAAGGCAACGCGGAATTGACGACGACGATTCCTCGCGTCCATATCGTCACCGCCGGAATTGAGAAGCTGGTCCCAAGCCTGACGCATGCTTTCGCGCTGCTGCGCCTTCTCGTCCGCTCGGCGACCGGCGCCGACATCACGCAATACACGACATTCCATTGCGGCCCCAAGCGGCAGGGCGATCTCGACGGTCCGCAAGAGTTTCATATCGTTCTCGTCGATAACGGCCGCACGCGCATGCTCGAGCAGGGGCTAGGCGAAATGCTGCGATGCCTGCGCTGCGGCGCCTGCATGAACCATTGCGTTGTTTTCAACGAAATCGGCGGTCATGCCTACGGCGGCGTTTATCCAGGGCCGATGGGCGCGGTGCTGACGCCCATTCTCGATGGATTGGAGAAGTCGCGCGATCTCGCCCACGCTTGCACTTTGAATGGGCGGTGCCAGGCGGTCTGCCCCGTCGACATCCCTTTGCCGACCATGCTGCGCGGCTGGCGTGAAAAAAGCTGGAGCCAAGGGCTCGAACCGCAGTCGCAACGCAGCCTTCTCGGGATTTGGGCGTTTGTCGCCAACCATGCAGCGCTCTATAGAATCGGGACGATTTTCGCCGTTAAGGCGATTCGCCTATTCGCAAAAGACGGATGGATCAGCAAGCTGCCTTTTGCAGGCGGCTGGACGCGTTATCGCGATTTTCCCAAGCCGGCCGCGCGAACCTTCATGCAGGAATATCAGGCCCAAAAGCGAGAGAAGAGCGCATGA
- a CDS encoding HlyD family secretion protein yields MQLDSAAFMTDQRSETGLLRENDDKAPEADANEAPPPGRADVVSGPREPGPEQAASKKKRSFVPLAGLLIVAALAAGGAYLWWSNRNIQSTDDAYTDGRAVTIAPQVSGLVVSLDVNDNQFVRKGDPLIHIDPRQFVHDRDSAQGVLDTAKAQLASQKLGAEIARKNFPAVLKQAQAQLAAAQAAEVKAQADYQRQRSLPKQATTQQEVDAATAALQQAQAQVSLAEAQVTQAEPAPQRIGQADTDIGQLAGQVEQAQAKLDQANLNLAWTVVTAPQDGWITKRNVEVGNYVTPGQQIFSIVSPEIWVTANFKETQLDRIRPGQPVNIEVDAYPHLDLKGHVDSIQLGSGSKFTAFPPENATGNFVKIVQRVPVKIIIDSGLDPALPLPLGVSVVPTVKLQ; encoded by the coding sequence ATGCAATTGGATTCGGCGGCTTTCATGACGGATCAACGCTCAGAAACCGGACTTTTGCGCGAGAATGATGATAAAGCGCCGGAGGCTGATGCGAATGAGGCTCCTCCGCCGGGACGCGCCGATGTCGTGAGCGGGCCGCGCGAACCGGGGCCAGAACAAGCAGCGTCCAAGAAGAAGCGCTCTTTTGTGCCGCTGGCAGGCCTCCTCATCGTCGCGGCGTTGGCCGCCGGCGGCGCTTACCTTTGGTGGTCAAACCGCAATATCCAATCCACGGATGACGCCTATACCGATGGCCGGGCGGTGACGATCGCGCCGCAGGTTTCAGGACTCGTCGTCTCGCTGGATGTGAATGACAATCAATTCGTACGCAAAGGCGATCCGCTGATCCATATCGATCCCCGGCAATTTGTGCATGACCGCGACTCAGCTCAAGGCGTCCTCGACACCGCCAAAGCCCAGCTCGCGTCTCAAAAACTTGGCGCCGAGATCGCGCGGAAAAATTTCCCGGCGGTGCTGAAGCAGGCGCAAGCGCAGCTGGCGGCGGCCCAGGCCGCAGAGGTGAAGGCGCAGGCCGATTATCAGCGCCAGCGCAGCCTGCCAAAACAGGCGACGACCCAGCAGGAGGTCGACGCCGCAACGGCGGCGCTGCAGCAGGCTCAAGCGCAAGTAAGCCTCGCCGAGGCGCAAGTGACGCAGGCGGAGCCCGCGCCGCAACGCATCGGCCAAGCCGACACAGACATCGGCCAACTGGCGGGTCAGGTCGAGCAAGCCCAAGCAAAACTCGATCAGGCGAATTTGAATCTGGCCTGGACGGTGGTCACCGCGCCGCAAGACGGCTGGATCACCAAGCGAAATGTCGAGGTCGGAAACTATGTCACCCCAGGCCAGCAGATTTTCTCGATCGTTTCGCCCGAAATCTGGGTCACCGCGAATTTCAAGGAGACTCAGCTCGATCGGATTCGTCCCGGGCAGCCGGTGAACATCGAGGTGGACGCCTATCCGCACCTCGATCTCAAAGGGCATGTGGATAGCATCCAGCTTGGATCGGGCTCGAAATTCACTGCCTTTCCACCCGAGAACGCCACCGGCAATTTCGTCAAGATCGTGCAGCGCGTGCCGGTCAAGATCATCATCGACAGCGGCCTTGATCCCGCGCTTCCGCTTCCGCTCGGCGTTTCGGTGGTGCCCACGGTGAAGCTGCAATGA
- a CDS encoding DHA2 family efflux MFS transporter permease subunit: MSDAEGHANWKPSHNPWAIAVVVTLAAFMEILDTTIVNVALPHIAGSLSSSNDEATWALTSYLVANGIVLTISGWLSGVIGRKRYFVICISMFTVCSFLCGIADSLPQLVFFRLLQGFFGGGMQPSQQAIILDTFPPEKRGAAFGITAIATIVAPVLGPTLGGVITDTYNWRWIFFLNLPIGLIAVFLVSILVEDPPWAKKLARRIDIIGLALITLGLGCLQVMLDRGEDEDWFGSQFIQVMAVLAVLGILGAIGWLMIAKNPIVNLDVFKDRNFATGCVCIAATGGILYSGSVVIPQFAQSVIHYTATWAGMILSPGGVVIIFLIPIVGILMRFIQTRIIIAVGFFTMGSAYLYSSMLAPDIDFGTLVLMRATQTAGLAFLFVPISTIAYTTLPRQLNGDATALFSMFRNVAGSVGISLASAAVTERTQVHQSYLARWATPFHQPYNELIARYERSIVAMGHAASAAHDIAIGRVYQAFRTQASVLGYSDVFLYVGIVSFAVVPFCLFLTNTKAGAGRAAAH; encoded by the coding sequence ATGAGCGACGCCGAAGGCCACGCGAATTGGAAACCTTCGCATAATCCTTGGGCCATCGCAGTCGTCGTCACGCTCGCGGCTTTCATGGAGATTCTCGATACGACGATTGTCAACGTCGCCCTGCCGCATATCGCGGGCAGTCTGTCGTCGAGCAACGACGAGGCCACTTGGGCGCTCACCTCCTATCTTGTCGCCAATGGCATTGTGCTGACGATTTCAGGCTGGTTGAGCGGAGTGATCGGCCGCAAGCGCTATTTCGTGATCTGCATCTCTATGTTCACGGTTTGCTCGTTCCTTTGCGGCATCGCCGATAGCCTGCCCCAGCTCGTCTTCTTCCGGCTTCTGCAAGGCTTCTTCGGCGGCGGCATGCAGCCCAGTCAACAGGCGATCATTCTCGATACGTTCCCGCCGGAAAAACGCGGCGCGGCGTTTGGCATCACCGCGATCGCAACCATTGTCGCGCCGGTGCTGGGGCCAACTTTGGGAGGCGTCATCACCGACACCTATAATTGGCGCTGGATCTTTTTTCTCAATCTGCCGATCGGTTTGATCGCGGTTTTTCTGGTCTCGATTTTGGTCGAAGACCCCCCCTGGGCGAAAAAACTTGCGCGGCGCATCGACATCATAGGCCTCGCGCTGATTACGCTTGGTCTTGGTTGCCTTCAAGTCATGCTGGACCGCGGCGAGGATGAAGACTGGTTTGGTTCGCAGTTCATTCAGGTCATGGCGGTTTTGGCCGTGCTTGGCATTCTTGGCGCGATCGGCTGGTTGATGATCGCCAAAAATCCCATCGTCAATCTCGACGTTTTCAAAGACAGGAATTTCGCGACGGGGTGCGTCTGCATCGCCGCGACAGGAGGCATTCTTTATTCCGGCTCCGTGGTCATCCCACAATTCGCCCAATCGGTCATTCATTACACTGCGACATGGGCGGGCATGATTCTCTCGCCCGGCGGCGTGGTTATCATCTTTCTGATTCCGATCGTCGGCATTTTGATGCGCTTCATTCAAACGCGCATCATCATAGCGGTTGGATTTTTCACGATGGGTTCAGCCTATCTCTATTCCAGCATGCTCGCGCCGGACATTGATTTCGGCACTCTGGTGCTCATGCGCGCCACACAAACGGCGGGGCTCGCATTCCTTTTCGTGCCGATCAGCACGATCGCCTACACGACATTGCCGCGCCAACTGAATGGCGATGCAACAGCGCTTTTTTCTATGTTCCGCAATGTGGCCGGGTCGGTTGGAATTTCGCTGGCGAGCGCCGCAGTCACCGAGCGCACGCAGGTCCACCAATCCTATCTCGCGCGATGGGCGACCCCTTTTCATCAGCCGTACAATGAATTGATCGCGCGCTATGAAAGATCGATAGTCGCGATGGGACATGCTGCGAGCGCCGCGCATGATATTGCTATCGGGCGCGTCTATCAGGCCTTTCGGACTCAAGCGTCCGTCCTCGGCTATTCGGATGTTTTCCTTTATGTTGGCATCGTCTCCTTCGCGGTGGTGCCATTTTGCCTCTTTCTCACAAACACGAAAGCCGGAGCGGGCAGGGCCGCGGCTCACTAG